One Cynocephalus volans isolate mCynVol1 chromosome 5, mCynVol1.pri, whole genome shotgun sequence DNA window includes the following coding sequences:
- the POPDC3 gene encoding popeye domain-containing protein 3: MERNSSLWKNLVDEHPVCTAWKQEAEGAIYHLASILFVVGFMGGSGFFGLLYVFSLLGLGFLCSAVWAWVDVCAADIFSWNFVLFVICFMQFVHIAYQVRSITFAREFQVLYSSLFQPLGISLPVFRTIALSSEVVTLEKEHCYAMQGKTSIDKLSLLVSGRIKVTVDGEFLHYIFPFQFLDSPEWDSLRPTEEGIFQVTLTAETDCRYVSWRRKKLYLLFAQHHYISRLFSVLIGSDIADKLYALNDRIYIGKRYHYDIRLPNFYQMSSPETRRSPLMEHFQNSRRYCDK; this comes from the exons ATGGAAAGAAATTCAAGTTTATGGAAGAATCTAGTAGATGAACACCCAGTCTGCACAGCCTGGAAGCAAGAGGCAGAAGGAGCCATTTATCATCTTGCCAGTATTTTATTTGTAGTAGGTTTCATGGGTGGCAGTGGATTCTTCGGGCTCCTTTATGTCTTCAGTTTGCTGGGCCTGGGTTTTCTCTGTTCTGCTGTCTGGGCTTGGGTAGATGTCTGCGCAGCTGACATATTTTCCTGGAATTTTGTACTGTTTGTCATCTGCTTCATGCAATTTGTTCATATTGCATATCAAGTTCGCAGCATAACCTTTGCCCGAGAATTCCAGGTGTTGTACAGCTCCCTTTTCCAGCCCCTGGGGATCTCTTTGCCAGTCTTCAGAACAATTGCTTTGAGCTCTGAAGTTGTTACTTTGGAAAAGGAGCACTGTTATGCCATGCAGGGGAAAACCTCCATTGATAAACTCTCTCTACTTGTTTCAGGAAG GATCAAAGTAACAGTTGATGGCGAATTTCTGCATTACATTTTCCCCTTTCAGTTCCTGGATTCTCCTGAGTGGGATTCACTGAGACCCACAGAGGAAGGCATTTTCCAG GTGACACTCACAGCAGAAACTGATTGTCGATATGTGTCTTggaggagaaagaaattatatttactCTTTGCTCAGCATCATTACATTTCCCGcctgttttcagttttaattgGCAGTGACATTGCAGATAAACTCTATGCCTTGAATGACAGGATATATATAGGAAAGAGATATCACTACGATATTCGGCTACCCAACTTTTATCAAATGTCAAGCCCAGAAACGCGCAGATCACCCCTGATGGAACATTTTCAGAATTCCAGACGATATTGTGATAAATGA